A single Flavobacterium sp. 1 DNA region contains:
- a CDS encoding acetyl-CoA C-acyltransferase, translating into MSKRVVIVSAVRTPIGSFMGGLSAVPAPRLGAIAIKGALDKIQLDPDLVDEVFMGNVIQAGVGQAPARQAAIYAGLSTKVACTTVNKVCASGMKAIMLGTQAIQCGDAEIVVAGGMENMSLIPHYMHLRNGTKFGPNTMVDGMQKDGLTDAYDNNAMGVSADLCATEYKISREEQDNFAIQSYERSAKAWSEGKFDNEIVPVAVPQRKGEPIIISKDEEFTNVSLEKIPTLNAVFTKDGTVTAANASTINDGAAAVILMSEEKAISLGLKPLAFIKGYADAAQEPKWFTTSPAKALPKALAKADLTLDEIDYFEFNEAFSVVGLANSKILGLNNEKVNINGGAVSLGHPLGCSGTRIIVTLLNVLEQNNAKYGAAAICNGGGGASALIIERNIS; encoded by the coding sequence ATGAGTAAAAGAGTTGTTATCGTTTCTGCTGTTAGAACACCTATCGGCAGTTTTATGGGAGGTTTATCTGCAGTACCTGCGCCGCGATTAGGAGCAATAGCTATAAAAGGAGCTTTAGACAAAATACAATTAGACCCAGATTTAGTTGATGAAGTTTTCATGGGTAACGTAATTCAAGCTGGTGTAGGACAGGCTCCAGCCCGTCAGGCAGCAATTTACGCTGGTCTTTCAACTAAAGTAGCCTGCACTACAGTAAACAAAGTTTGTGCATCGGGAATGAAGGCTATCATGCTGGGCACACAAGCAATTCAATGTGGTGATGCCGAAATTGTAGTTGCCGGCGGAATGGAAAATATGAGTTTAATTCCTCATTATATGCACTTGAGAAACGGAACTAAATTTGGTCCCAATACTATGGTCGACGGAATGCAAAAAGACGGATTAACTGATGCTTACGACAACAATGCCATGGGTGTTTCGGCAGACTTATGCGCAACAGAATACAAGATTTCAAGAGAAGAACAAGATAATTTTGCAATTCAGTCTTACGAGCGATCCGCTAAAGCCTGGAGCGAAGGAAAATTTGATAACGAAATAGTACCTGTAGCCGTCCCTCAAAGAAAAGGCGAACCAATTATCATTTCAAAAGATGAAGAATTCACCAATGTATCATTAGAAAAGATACCCACATTAAACGCAGTATTTACAAAAGACGGAACAGTTACAGCAGCAAACGCATCAACTATTAATGATGGAGCTGCCGCAGTTATTTTGATGAGTGAAGAAAAAGCAATTTCTTTAGGATTAAAACCTTTAGCATTCATAAAAGGATATGCAGATGCTGCTCAAGAACCAAAATGGTTCACAACGAGTCCTGCAAAGGCACTTCCCAAAGCATTGGCAAAAGCAGATCTGACTTTAGACGAAATTGATTATTTTGAATTTAACGAAGCATTTTCAGTGGTTGGATTAGCTAATTCAAAAATACTTGGATTAAACAATGAAAAAGTAAACATTAATGGAGGAGCTGTATCATTAGGACACCCGCTTGGCTGTTCAGGCACGCGCATTATTGTAACTTTACTAAATGTATTAGAGCAAAACAATGCTAAATATGGCGCAGCTGCTATTTGTAATGGCGGTGGCGGGGCATCGGCTTTAATTATAGAAAGAAATATTTCATAA
- a CDS encoding C40 family peptidase, whose translation MFGICNLAMIPLRAEASDKSEIVSQILFGEHFEVLEQHNQWTRIKTQYDQYEGWIDTKQFQIITESNYKQLSSDAIILNADLIEYILAPSNLLIPIPLGASLSFLNYPEINTNHFDFEGTKISGIKLKKNLLSSAFMYLNAPYLWGGKTPFGIDCSGFTQMVYKLNGYKLLRDASQQATQGEALSFIEESEPGDLAFFDNDEGNITHVGIIMENNYIIHASGKVRIDRLDHLGIYNAESNKHTHKLRVIKKII comes from the coding sequence ATGTTTGGAATTTGTAATTTAGCCATGATTCCACTTCGTGCAGAAGCCAGTGATAAAAGTGAAATTGTTTCCCAAATTTTATTTGGAGAGCATTTTGAAGTTTTGGAACAGCACAACCAATGGACTCGCATTAAAACACAATATGACCAATACGAAGGCTGGATTGACACTAAACAATTTCAAATAATTACCGAATCAAACTATAAACAGCTTTCCTCAGATGCTATAATTTTGAATGCCGATTTAATAGAATACATTCTGGCTCCATCTAATTTATTAATTCCAATACCGCTTGGAGCGTCTTTGTCATTTTTAAATTATCCAGAAATAAATACTAATCATTTTGATTTTGAAGGAACTAAAATAAGCGGCATAAAACTCAAAAAAAATCTACTCTCATCGGCTTTCATGTATTTGAATGCACCTTACTTATGGGGAGGAAAAACACCTTTTGGAATAGATTGTTCCGGGTTTACCCAAATGGTATACAAACTTAACGGATACAAACTGCTAAGAGATGCTTCGCAGCAGGCAACCCAAGGCGAAGCGTTAAGTTTCATTGAAGAAAGCGAACCAGGTGATTTAGCCTTTTTTGACAATGACGAAGGCAATATCACACATGTCGGAATCATTATGGAAAATAACTATATTATTCATGCCAGCGGAAAAGTACGAATTGACCGTCTTGATCACTTAGGAATCTATAATGCAGAAAGCAACAAACACACTCATAAACTTAGAGTAATTAAAAAAATAATTTAA